One Paraburkholderia flagellata genomic window carries:
- a CDS encoding GNAT family N-acetyltransferase: protein MDQADEFIVRTMSADEVAMSVEWAAAEGWNPGLHDPRCFREADPNGFFVGAWRGEPVACISAVAYDDSFGFIGLYIVKPGFRNRGFGMRTWQHGMRYLGDRNIGLDGVVAQQANYRKSGFRLAYRNIRYQGRVSGIGCAHVAAAADVPFDQLMAYDRTCFPAQRERFLRAWIAQPDAVALATIDAGRVAGYGVVRRCEAGCKIGPLFADDADVATGLFRALAARMSGEVIVLDVPETNPAAVALAQRHGMTSVFETARMYTKDAPAIAIDRVFGVTSFELG, encoded by the coding sequence ATGGATCAAGCTGACGAATTCATCGTGCGCACCATGTCGGCCGACGAGGTGGCCATGTCGGTCGAATGGGCCGCTGCAGAGGGATGGAATCCCGGCCTGCATGACCCGCGCTGCTTCAGGGAAGCGGACCCAAACGGTTTCTTCGTCGGCGCTTGGCGCGGCGAGCCGGTCGCATGCATTTCCGCCGTCGCCTATGACGACAGCTTTGGCTTCATCGGGCTCTATATCGTGAAACCCGGATTTCGCAATAGAGGCTTCGGCATGCGAACCTGGCAGCATGGCATGCGTTACCTGGGAGACCGCAACATCGGTCTCGATGGCGTCGTTGCCCAGCAGGCGAACTACAGGAAGTCCGGGTTCCGCCTCGCGTACCGAAACATCCGCTATCAGGGACGTGTGAGCGGCATCGGTTGCGCGCATGTGGCGGCGGCAGCCGACGTACCGTTCGATCAGTTGATGGCCTACGATCGCACCTGTTTTCCGGCGCAGCGCGAGCGCTTCCTGCGCGCCTGGATCGCGCAACCGGATGCCGTTGCGCTCGCAACGATCGACGCGGGCCGGGTCGCCGGATACGGTGTCGTGCGCCGCTGCGAGGCGGGCTGCAAGATCGGCCCGCTCTTCGCCGATGATGCGGATGTCGCCACTGGCCTCTTTCGCGCGCTGGCGGCACGCATGTCAGGCGAAGTCATCGTGCTCGACGTGCCGGAGACGAATCCTGCGGCCGTCGCGCTGGCGCAGCGGCACGGCATGACGAGCGTCTTCGAAACCGCGCGGATGTACACGAAAGACGCGCCCGCGATTGCGATTGATCGCGTATTTGGGGTGACGTCGTTCGAACTGGGGTGA
- a CDS encoding (2Fe-2S)-binding protein, producing MASKTIVSFSLNGSEVDVVVEPRELLIHTLREKCQHTGPHIGCETSHCGACTVDFNGMSVKSCTLLTVQAQGAQVRTVEGLAEGGTLHALQEGFMQEHGLQCGFCTPGMLMRAYRLLQENPDPTEAEIRYWMAGNLCRCTGYQNIVKAVQYAARKLRGEAVETSHPLIEAGAVQAH from the coding sequence ATGGCCAGCAAAACCATCGTGTCGTTCAGCCTCAACGGCAGCGAGGTCGACGTCGTCGTCGAACCGCGCGAACTGCTGATTCACACGCTGCGCGAAAAGTGCCAGCACACGGGGCCGCATATCGGTTGCGAGACGTCGCATTGCGGCGCCTGCACGGTCGATTTCAACGGCATGTCCGTGAAGTCATGCACGCTGCTGACGGTGCAGGCGCAGGGCGCGCAGGTCCGCACGGTCGAAGGGCTCGCCGAAGGCGGCACGTTGCATGCGCTCCAGGAAGGCTTCATGCAGGAGCACGGGCTGCAATGCGGCTTCTGCACGCCGGGCATGCTGATGCGCGCGTACCGCTTGCTTCAGGAGAATCCCGATCCCACGGAAGCGGAAATCCGCTACTGGATGGCGGGGAACCTGTGCCGCTGCACGGGCTATCAGAACATCGTGAAGGCCGTGCAGTACGCGGCGCGCAAGCTGCGCGGCGAAGCGGTCGAAACCTCGCATCCGCTCATCGAAGCGGGCGCGGTACAAGCGCACTGA
- a CDS encoding FtsX-like permease family protein, which yields MPAGGVGAALIGGEMRAHPLRTLIGILAIAAGVAMGYAVQLINRAALSELSATVNSLMGNADIELRGPRAGFDEGLYPRIARLPEVEAASPVVEVDARVAGRDESLKLLGVDVFRAGYVTPNLVGRVNRTRHADGTKAGTLDLLDPDTVFLSPAALTWLALKPGDTLTVQVGLAQVALRVAGVLPASGDAVRVGVMDIGAAQWRLQRLGTLARIDIKLKPGVDAEAFAQSVVPLLPAGVAAVTPRDNARRTSMLSRAYRANLNVLALVALFTGAFLVFTMQALAVLRRRAQFALLRAIGVTQRGVLWLVVSEGAILGVLGAAAGLAIGFALAAAVLRYAGGDLGGGYFEGVQPRVHFDALPAAIFFALGVAASVLGSLAPALEAARARPARALKAGDEEAPAARLRTKRTVTAALLAIGAGLVAAFLPPVAGLPVFGYLAIALMLLGGVLAMPAVARAVFAVLPRSNHVLPQLVLAQLANAPGRATIGLAGIVTSFSLMTAMAIMVSSFRVAVDDWLQLLLPAPLYLRAAPGGDSAFLSPGDQVAIAAMPGVARAEFLRATQISLDARLPPVSLLARPIDARNPAARLPLTTAPLVPQPSDPPPVWISEAAADLYGMRPGQRITLPLAGQRLPFTVAGIWRDYARQFGAIVIDTSDYRRLTGDTRVTDAALWLASGVAPAQAIARLRESVRGGQRLEFAQPGEIRAASLRIFDRSFAVTYLLEAVAVIIGLFGVGASFGSQALARTREFGMLRHIGVTRRQIAVMLAMEGALVALLGVLAGLTLGFGLAMVLVHVVNPQSFHWTMSVHMPWGLLAALAAAVVVAAALTALLSSRAAMSVDAVRAVRDDW from the coding sequence ATGCCCGCTGGCGGAGTCGGCGCGGCGCTCATCGGCGGCGAAATGCGCGCGCATCCGCTGCGCACGCTGATCGGCATTCTCGCAATCGCGGCGGGCGTCGCGATGGGCTACGCCGTGCAGTTGATCAATCGCGCGGCACTCAGCGAATTGTCGGCCACCGTCAACTCACTGATGGGCAACGCCGATATCGAACTGCGCGGGCCGCGCGCGGGCTTCGATGAGGGGCTGTATCCGCGTATTGCCCGTTTGCCCGAGGTCGAGGCGGCGAGCCCGGTGGTCGAGGTCGACGCACGCGTGGCGGGACGCGACGAGTCGTTGAAGCTGCTGGGCGTCGATGTGTTTCGCGCAGGGTACGTCACGCCGAATCTCGTCGGACGCGTGAATCGCACGAGGCACGCTGATGGCACAAAGGCTGGCACCCTCGATCTGCTCGACCCCGACACTGTGTTTCTCTCACCGGCCGCGCTGACCTGGCTTGCGCTCAAGCCCGGCGACACGCTCACGGTACAAGTCGGGCTCGCTCAAGTCGCGCTGCGCGTCGCGGGCGTGTTGCCGGCATCTGGCGATGCGGTGCGCGTCGGCGTGATGGACATCGGCGCCGCGCAATGGCGCTTGCAGCGGCTCGGCACGCTCGCGCGCATCGACATCAAGCTCAAGCCGGGCGTCGACGCCGAAGCGTTCGCGCAGTCAGTCGTGCCGCTCTTGCCTGCGGGCGTCGCCGCCGTCACGCCGCGCGACAACGCGCGCCGCACGTCGATGCTCTCGCGTGCCTATCGCGCGAATCTCAACGTGCTCGCGCTCGTCGCGCTGTTCACGGGGGCGTTCCTCGTCTTCACGATGCAGGCGCTCGCCGTGCTGCGCCGCCGCGCGCAGTTTGCGCTGCTGCGCGCGATCGGCGTGACGCAGCGGGGCGTGCTGTGGCTCGTCGTCTCGGAGGGCGCGATCCTCGGGGTGCTCGGCGCCGCCGCGGGTCTCGCCATTGGCTTCGCGCTGGCTGCCGCCGTGCTCCGTTATGCGGGCGGCGATCTGGGCGGCGGCTATTTCGAAGGCGTTCAGCCGCGCGTGCATTTCGATGCGCTGCCCGCGGCGATATTTTTTGCGCTGGGGGTGGCCGCGTCGGTGCTCGGCAGTCTCGCGCCGGCGCTCGAAGCGGCGAGGGCGCGGCCCGCGCGGGCGCTGAAGGCGGGCGACGAGGAAGCGCCGGCTGCACGGTTGCGTACGAAGCGCACCGTCACGGCGGCCCTGCTCGCGATCGGCGCCGGGCTCGTCGCGGCGTTTTTGCCGCCCGTGGCCGGCTTGCCGGTGTTCGGCTATCTCGCCATTGCACTGATGCTGCTGGGCGGTGTGCTCGCGATGCCGGCCGTCGCACGCGCGGTATTCGCCGTGCTGCCACGCTCGAATCACGTCTTGCCGCAACTCGTGCTGGCGCAGCTTGCCAATGCGCCCGGCCGCGCGACGATCGGCCTCGCGGGCATCGTCACGAGCTTCAGCCTGATGACGGCAATGGCGATCATGGTGTCGAGCTTTCGCGTCGCGGTCGACGACTGGCTGCAATTGCTGCTGCCCGCGCCGCTCTATCTGCGCGCAGCGCCCGGCGGCGACAGCGCATTCCTGTCGCCAGGCGATCAGGTGGCCATCGCGGCCATGCCCGGCGTTGCGCGCGCGGAGTTTCTTCGCGCGACGCAAATCTCGCTCGACGCACGCCTGCCGCCCGTCAGCCTGCTCGCGCGGCCCATCGATGCGCGCAATCCGGCCGCGCGTCTGCCGCTGACGACGGCGCCGCTTGTGCCGCAGCCCAGCGACCCGCCGCCGGTGTGGATCAGCGAGGCGGCCGCAGATCTGTATGGAATGCGCCCGGGCCAGCGCATCACGTTGCCGCTGGCGGGACAGCGCCTGCCGTTTACAGTGGCCGGCATTTGGCGCGACTACGCACGCCAGTTCGGCGCCATCGTGATCGACACGAGCGACTATCGCCGCCTGACTGGCGACACACGCGTAACCGATGCCGCTTTGTGGCTCGCCTCGGGCGTGGCGCCGGCGCAGGCGATCGCGCGCTTGCGCGAGAGCGTGCGCGGCGGGCAGCGTCTGGAGTTCGCGCAGCCTGGCGAGATCCGCGCGGCGAGCCTGCGGATCTTCGATCGCAGTTTCGCCGTGACGTATCTGCTGGAAGCGGTGGCGGTGATCATCGGACTGTTCGGCGTCGGCGCGAGCTTCGGCTCGCAGGCGCTTGCCCGCACGCGCGAGTTCGGCATGCTGCGGCACATCGGCGTGACGCGTCGCCAGATCGCCGTCATGCTCGCGATGGAAGGCGCGCTCGTGGCGCTGCTCGGCGTGCTCGCCGGGCTGACGCTGGGCTTCGGCCTCGCGATGGTGCTTGTGCATGTCGTCAACCCGCAGTCGTTTCACTGGACGATGAGCGTGCACATGCCGTGGGGATTGCTGGCCGCGCTGGCGGCGGCGGTCGTCGTTGCCGCCGCGCTCACGGCGCTCCTGAGTTCGCGCGCGGCGATGTCGGTGGATGCGGTGCGCGCCGTACGCGACGACTGGTGA
- a CDS encoding lipocalin-like domain-containing protein, whose protein sequence is MRRRTFLVWPLAALTQNAAWAGMPQYPAVTGGQPLVFPRDYGAHSSYRNEWWYVTGWLQTDAGESLGFEATFFRSRPALDDANPSRFAPNQLLFANVALSDPRAASLQHDQRVARRGFGLAEASETDTAVHIDDWSLERNAQGRYRLNVATPGFAFAFTLAPTQPVLINGAGGYNRKGPLPDEASYYYSQPWLQVDGVLVRGGHSRGNAEHVRGQAWLDHEWSSAPLADEAVGWDWIGINFDDGGALMALQIRDKAGRKFWAGGTLRAADGSTHALSPESISFTPLRRWRSPHTGAEYPVAMRVDAQDLHLTLAPLMDDQEFDSRATTGAVYWEGAVTAFEAGASTGAPAAKPVGRGYLELTGYVRRLEF, encoded by the coding sequence ATGAGACGGCGCACGTTCCTCGTATGGCCGCTAGCCGCGCTGACGCAGAACGCTGCGTGGGCAGGCATGCCGCAATACCCAGCGGTCACGGGCGGACAGCCGCTCGTGTTCCCGCGCGACTATGGCGCGCATTCGAGCTATCGCAACGAATGGTGGTACGTGACGGGCTGGCTCCAAACGGATGCCGGTGAATCGCTGGGCTTCGAAGCGACATTCTTCCGCTCGCGCCCCGCGCTCGACGACGCGAACCCGAGCCGCTTCGCGCCGAATCAACTGCTGTTCGCCAACGTGGCGCTGAGCGATCCGCGCGCGGCCAGCCTGCAGCACGACCAGCGCGTCGCGCGCCGCGGTTTCGGCCTGGCCGAAGCGAGTGAGACGGACACGGCAGTCCACATCGACGACTGGTCGCTCGAGCGCAACGCTCAAGGCCGCTACCGCCTGAACGTGGCCACGCCCGGCTTCGCGTTTGCCTTCACGTTGGCGCCGACACAGCCGGTGCTCATCAACGGTGCAGGCGGGTATAACCGCAAAGGTCCGCTGCCGGACGAGGCCAGCTACTACTACAGCCAGCCGTGGCTGCAAGTCGACGGCGTGCTCGTGCGCGGCGGTCATTCGCGCGGCAATGCGGAGCACGTGCGCGGGCAGGCGTGGCTCGACCACGAGTGGTCGTCGGCGCCGCTTGCTGACGAGGCCGTTGGCTGGGATTGGATCGGCATCAATTTCGATGACGGCGGCGCGCTGATGGCCTTGCAGATCCGCGACAAGGCGGGCCGCAAATTCTGGGCGGGCGGCACGCTGCGCGCCGCCGATGGCAGCACGCATGCGCTATCGCCCGAAAGCATCAGCTTCACGCCGCTGCGCCGATGGCGCTCGCCCCATACCGGCGCGGAGTATCCGGTAGCGATGCGCGTCGATGCGCAGGACCTGCATCTGACGCTGGCACCGCTCATGGACGATCAGGAGTTCGACAGCCGCGCGACCACTGGCGCGGTGTATTGGGAGGGCGCGGTGACGGCCTTCGAGGCGGGAGCAAGCACGGGAGCGCCTGCTGCAAAACCGGTCGGACGCGGCTATCTCGAACTCACGGGCTACGTACGGCGGCTCGAGTTTTAG
- a CDS encoding FAD binding domain-containing protein, with amino-acid sequence MIPRPFEYHAPQTLSEAFALLGTHGDAAKLLAGGHSLLPMMKLRFAQPDHLIDLGRLAELKGIREENGTLWIGAMTTENELIWSTLLQTRCPLIVEGARQIADPQVRYRGTLGGDLSHGDPGNDHPALMIALDASFVLQGAAGERVVSADGFFIGTYATLLEPGEIMTGIRIPVPPPGTGYCYAKLKRKTGDFATAAAAVTLRLGGGNVEHARIALTNVGDTVIRAVGAEQALIGKPFDARALDEAARLAMAACDPVADLRGDADYKRAMAGEMTRRALNTAYERATNPARP; translated from the coding sequence GTGATTCCCCGCCCATTCGAATATCACGCGCCACAAACCTTGTCCGAGGCGTTCGCGCTGCTCGGCACGCACGGCGATGCCGCGAAGCTCCTTGCGGGCGGGCATAGCCTGCTGCCGATGATGAAGCTGCGCTTCGCGCAGCCCGATCATCTGATCGACCTCGGCCGGCTGGCCGAACTCAAGGGCATCCGCGAGGAAAACGGCACGCTCTGGATCGGCGCGATGACGACCGAGAACGAGCTGATCTGGTCCACGCTGCTGCAAACGCGCTGCCCGCTCATCGTCGAGGGCGCGCGACAGATTGCCGACCCGCAGGTTCGCTATCGCGGCACGCTCGGCGGCGATCTTTCGCACGGCGATCCTGGCAATGACCATCCCGCGTTGATGATCGCGCTCGATGCGTCGTTCGTGCTGCAAGGCGCGGCGGGCGAGCGCGTGGTGAGCGCGGACGGCTTCTTCATTGGCACCTACGCGACGCTGCTCGAGCCGGGCGAGATCATGACTGGCATCCGCATTCCCGTGCCGCCGCCCGGCACCGGCTATTGCTATGCGAAGCTCAAGCGCAAGACCGGCGACTTCGCGACCGCGGCGGCGGCCGTCACGTTGCGCCTTGGCGGCGGCAATGTCGAGCACGCGCGCATTGCTCTGACGAATGTCGGCGACACGGTGATTCGCGCGGTGGGCGCCGAGCAGGCGCTCATCGGCAAGCCGTTCGACGCACGCGCGCTGGACGAAGCGGCACGGCTCGCGATGGCGGCGTGCGATCCGGTGGCGGATCTGCGCGGCGACGCCGACTACAAGCGCGCGATGGCGGGCGAGATGACCCGCAGGGCGCTCAATACCGCATACGAACGGGCCACAAACCCGGCACGCCCCTGA
- a CDS encoding ABC transporter ATP-binding protein — MLTLANVSKHYDGTTPRNVLRGVNLELGSGECVAIMGESGAGKSTLLNLAAGLDRPDAGHIVFDGNDLTALDDDAATLQRRQKMGFVFQAFHVLPNLSAAQNVALPLLLNGLRAKDAPARVSLVLQAVGLGGREHALPRELSGGELQRVAIARALVHQPRLVLADEPTGNLDHDTAMRILALLRDLAQKNGAGVLLATHSAAVAAAADRVLRLTPDGLEPYAPGAGGA, encoded by the coding sequence ATGCTGACGCTCGCCAATGTGTCGAAGCACTACGACGGCACCACGCCGCGCAACGTGCTGCGCGGCGTGAATCTCGAACTGGGCTCAGGCGAGTGTGTCGCGATCATGGGCGAATCGGGCGCGGGCAAATCGACGCTGCTCAATCTCGCGGCCGGACTCGACCGGCCGGATGCGGGGCACATCGTCTTCGACGGAAACGATCTCACCGCGCTCGACGACGACGCTGCCACCCTGCAGCGCCGCCAGAAAATGGGCTTCGTGTTCCAGGCGTTCCATGTGCTGCCGAACCTCTCGGCGGCGCAAAACGTTGCGCTACCGCTGCTCCTGAACGGCTTGCGCGCGAAAGACGCGCCGGCGCGCGTGTCGTTGGTACTGCAGGCGGTCGGGCTCGGCGGGCGCGAGCACGCGTTGCCGCGCGAACTGTCGGGTGGCGAATTGCAGCGCGTGGCGATCGCGCGTGCGCTCGTGCATCAGCCGCGTCTCGTGCTGGCCGACGAGCCCACCGGCAATCTCGATCACGACACGGCGATGCGCATCCTCGCGCTGCTGCGCGATCTGGCGCAAAAGAACGGCGCGGGCGTGCTGCTCGCGACGCACTCGGCCGCCGTCGCGGCTGCCGCCGACCGCGTGCTGCGGCTCACGCCCGACGGGCTCGAGCCGTACGCACCGGGCGCAGGCGGCGCGTAG
- a CDS encoding PAS domain-containing transcriptional regulator, with the protein MKPFEHAMPTTDARRAETFQHRLEQFNPGVVWLDAQGRVSAFNDVALQILGPAGEQSLGVAQDKLFGIDVVQLHPAKSRDKLRFLLQSRDAGGCPVKSPPPVAMMINIPDRILMLKVSRMSDMNGTCGTCMIFYDLTDLTTEPSSESLAGAPTPPRRLYKIPVYRKNRVILIDLKDIVRFQGDGHYTTIVTKDDRYLSNLSLADLELRLDSNTFVRVHRSHIVNLPYAVELVKADDSVNLVMDDGERSVVPVSRSRAAQLKEWLGVV; encoded by the coding sequence ATGAAACCGTTCGAGCACGCCATGCCGACCACCGACGCACGCCGCGCCGAGACTTTTCAGCATCGACTGGAGCAGTTCAATCCGGGCGTAGTGTGGCTCGACGCGCAGGGGCGCGTCAGCGCGTTCAACGACGTCGCGCTGCAGATTCTCGGACCCGCCGGCGAGCAGTCGCTGGGCGTTGCCCAGGACAAGCTGTTCGGCATCGACGTCGTGCAGCTGCACCCGGCAAAAAGCCGCGACAAGCTGCGCTTTCTGCTGCAGTCGCGCGACGCCGGCGGCTGCCCCGTGAAGTCGCCGCCGCCGGTCGCGATGATGATCAACATTCCCGACCGCATTCTCATGCTCAAGGTGTCACGCATGTCGGACATGAACGGCACGTGCGGCACCTGCATGATCTTTTACGACCTCACCGACCTCACGACCGAGCCGTCCTCCGAGTCGCTTGCCGGCGCGCCTACGCCGCCCCGGCGGCTCTACAAGATTCCGGTGTACCGCAAGAACCGCGTGATCCTGATCGACCTGAAGGACATCGTGCGTTTTCAGGGCGACGGCCACTACACGACGATCGTCACGAAGGACGATCGCTACCTCTCCAACCTGTCACTCGCCGACCTCGAACTGCGACTCGACAGCAACACATTTGTGCGCGTGCATCGCAGCCACATCGTCAACCTGCCGTACGCCGTCGAACTCGTCAAAGCCGACGACAGCGTGAACCTCGTGATGGACGACGGCGAGCGCAGCGTCGTGCCGGTGAGCCGCTCACGCGCCGCACAACTCAAGGAGTGGCTTGGCGTGGTTTGA
- a CDS encoding AMP-binding protein has protein sequence MSNLPWLSEYPAGVAADIDLDDYPSMAALLEQAVARFGNRVAFHQFGVDLTYRQLDEYSARLAAYFQKDLGLKPGDRIALMLPNSLQHPIAMFAALRAGLTVVNVNPLYTAPELANLIKDSGARAIVVMEVCAATLQHALVRVAIEHVIVARVAEMQNFPKSILVDYVVRKKRKLVPDWTIAGAISFKTAMTARPAADFTPTALNRETRAYLQYTGGTTGEPKGAVLTHGNVLADVLIFAAWVKPVFRESGEITLVALPLYHVAALVCQCLVSFHLGTRCILVMNPRDIPALVKDFATHRPTIFGGLNTLFTALMNNESFGALDFSSLRSTFAGGTATQPAVAERWQKLTGSPVVEAYGLSEAAGAVTANPVTQTAFEGTIGVPLPSMRIEIRDESGAAVRAGMPGEICVAGPVVMQGYFNRPEETAHAIGTDGFFSTGDIGIMDERGVIRIVDRKRDMILVSGFNVYPNEVEGVLFRHPGILEVAVVGIADSQSGETPVAFVVKKEPRLTESEVIEFARTSLTAYKVPKQVVFVNDLPKTPVGKVLRRQLRDRLSA, from the coding sequence ATGTCGAACTTGCCCTGGCTTTCGGAATACCCCGCTGGCGTCGCCGCTGACATCGACCTCGATGACTACCCCTCGATGGCAGCCCTCCTGGAACAGGCCGTCGCACGCTTTGGCAACCGGGTCGCCTTTCATCAGTTCGGCGTGGATCTCACCTATCGTCAGTTGGATGAGTACTCGGCACGCCTCGCCGCCTACTTCCAGAAAGACCTTGGGCTGAAACCCGGGGACCGCATCGCGCTAATGTTGCCGAACTCCCTGCAACACCCTATCGCGATGTTTGCCGCGCTCCGGGCCGGGCTCACCGTGGTCAACGTCAACCCGCTCTACACCGCGCCGGAACTGGCGAATTTGATCAAGGATTCCGGTGCACGCGCGATCGTGGTCATGGAGGTTTGCGCGGCCACGCTCCAGCACGCGCTCGTTCGTGTCGCCATTGAGCACGTGATCGTCGCGCGTGTGGCGGAGATGCAAAACTTCCCGAAATCCATCCTTGTCGACTACGTCGTCCGGAAAAAGAGAAAGCTCGTCCCCGACTGGACAATTGCCGGTGCGATCTCCTTCAAGACCGCCATGACCGCCCGCCCGGCGGCGGACTTCACCCCCACGGCGCTGAACCGCGAGACAAGGGCATATCTGCAATACACCGGCGGCACGACCGGCGAGCCGAAAGGGGCCGTGCTCACGCATGGCAACGTGCTCGCGGACGTGCTGATATTCGCCGCGTGGGTCAAGCCGGTGTTTCGGGAAAGCGGGGAAATCACGCTCGTCGCATTGCCCCTGTACCACGTCGCTGCACTCGTGTGCCAATGCCTCGTCTCGTTTCATCTGGGAACCCGCTGCATTCTGGTGATGAACCCACGTGACATTCCCGCCCTCGTGAAGGACTTTGCAACGCATCGCCCAACCATCTTTGGCGGCCTCAACACGCTATTCACGGCGCTGATGAACAACGAGTCTTTCGGCGCGCTCGACTTCTCGTCGTTGCGCAGCACGTTCGCGGGAGGTACCGCGACCCAGCCAGCCGTTGCCGAGCGCTGGCAGAAACTCACTGGCAGCCCGGTGGTGGAAGCCTACGGGCTTTCGGAAGCCGCCGGCGCGGTGACGGCCAATCCCGTCACGCAGACTGCCTTCGAAGGCACGATCGGCGTGCCGCTGCCGTCCATGCGCATTGAAATCCGCGACGAGAGCGGCGCGGCCGTGCGCGCCGGCATGCCTGGCGAAATCTGCGTCGCAGGGCCCGTCGTCATGCAAGGCTACTTCAACCGGCCTGAGGAAACGGCCCATGCGATCGGCACCGATGGATTCTTCTCGACCGGCGATATCGGGATCATGGACGAGCGCGGTGTCATCAGGATTGTCGATCGCAAGCGGGACATGATTCTGGTCTCAGGTTTCAACGTCTACCCAAACGAGGTGGAGGGCGTGCTCTTCCGCCATCCCGGCATTCTGGAGGTCGCAGTTGTGGGTATCGCGGATTCACAATCCGGCGAGACGCCTGTCGCCTTTGTGGTGAAAAAGGAACCGCGGCTCACCGAGTCGGAAGTGATCGAGTTTGCGCGGACTAGCCTCACCGCTTACAAAGTGCCGAAGCAAGTGGTCTTCGTGAACGATCTGCCGAAAACGCCGGTTGGAAAAGTGCTGCGGCGACAGTTGCGAGACAGGCTGAGCGCATAG